Proteins from a single region of Sediminitomix flava:
- a CDS encoding NADPH-dependent FMN reductase produces the protein MKKIIAIGASNSKNSINQKLATWAASQVENVEVKVLDLNDYEMPIFGVDKEAESGVPAQAKAFKEEISLSDGIIISFAEHNGSYSAAFKNILDWVSRLEGPVWLAKPTFLLATSPGARGGMTVLGSANTYFPYMGAKVTGSFSLPSFQQNFNETGITETALKAKFEEELAKFEGALVEENIEG, from the coding sequence ATGAAAAAGATCATTGCTATTGGTGCGAGTAACAGTAAAAATTCTATCAATCAGAAATTAGCGACTTGGGCTGCTTCTCAAGTAGAAAATGTAGAAGTGAAAGTTTTGGATCTGAATGACTATGAAATGCCTATTTTTGGTGTAGATAAAGAAGCTGAATCAGGAGTTCCTGCGCAGGCAAAAGCATTCAAAGAAGAAATAAGTCTTTCGGATGGTATTATCATCTCTTTCGCTGAACATAATGGAAGTTATTCTGCTGCATTCAAAAATATCCTTGACTGGGTATCTAGATTGGAAGGCCCAGTTTGGCTAGCTAAACCTACTTTTCTTTTAGCAACATCTCCAGGGGCAAGAGGGGGTATGACAGTCTTAGGTTCTGCAAATACATATTTTCCTTATATGGGCGCTAAAGTTACTGGAAGCTTTTCTTTACCATCATTTCAGCAAAATTTCAATGAAACAGGGATCACAGAGACTGCTTTGAAAGCTAAATTTGAAGAAGAATTAGCTAAGTTTGAAGGAGCTTTAGTCGAAGAAAATATAGAAGGTTAA
- a CDS encoding MarR family winged helix-turn-helix transcriptional regulator: MGKGYYLAIEQIIRTGHWITDQVSVVLKKFDITEPQFNVLRILKGQNGSPVTVQDIQIKMVQKSSNVSRIIDKLFTKSLITREECPSNRRKVDIRITQKGEKLLKELNKEVENFHQPMSKNLTETEVETLKELIIKLKGN, encoded by the coding sequence ATGGGTAAGGGATATTATTTAGCGATCGAACAGATTATTAGAACAGGACATTGGATAACTGATCAGGTGAGTGTGGTCTTGAAAAAGTTTGATATTACAGAGCCTCAGTTTAATGTATTAAGGATATTGAAAGGACAAAATGGTAGTCCTGTAACAGTTCAGGACATTCAAATCAAAATGGTTCAGAAGTCTAGTAATGTATCCCGAATCATAGATAAGTTATTTACTAAGTCTTTAATTACACGCGAAGAATGCCCTTCAAATAGACGAAAAGTTGATATAAGAATAACTCAAAAAGGAGAAAAACTATTAAAGGAATTAAATAAGGAAGTTGAAAACTTTCATCAACCAATGTCCAAAAATCTGACTGAAACAGAGGTTGAGACTTTAAAAGAATTGATTATAAAACTAAAAGGAAACTAA
- a CDS encoding DivIVA domain-containing protein: MENKAFGKSIFGGYNRDEVDQYRQQTDDLINRQKLKIADLENRLQKAENRIGKLEEIENKLMDTIKDAESAGSRELERVKKEGVNIISQSEKDAELTVHSAKEKASKILEEAHLTYQKKMDALQDEIKKMEHFYLLVENHASKLISEMSSTLELTQDGLEKMKSARKVAYLEQDFFKRQNQRLSNLIQEDIKNTEEDNTENSKSFFDELN, translated from the coding sequence ATGGAAAATAAAGCATTTGGTAAAAGTATTTTCGGAGGATATAACCGAGATGAAGTTGATCAGTATAGGCAACAAACAGATGATTTAATTAATCGACAAAAACTCAAAATTGCTGATCTAGAAAATAGACTTCAGAAAGCAGAAAACAGAATAGGAAAGCTAGAGGAAATTGAGAATAAATTGATGGATACCATCAAGGATGCTGAAAGTGCTGGCAGTAGAGAGCTTGAGAGAGTTAAAAAGGAAGGTGTAAATATTATCTCACAATCGGAGAAAGATGCTGAATTGACCGTTCATAGTGCTAAAGAAAAAGCATCTAAGATACTTGAAGAAGCCCATTTGACCTATCAGAAAAAAATGGATGCTTTACAGGATGAAATCAAGAAAATGGAACACTTCTATTTATTGGTTGAAAATCATGCATCAAAATTGATTTCAGAGATGAGCTCTACACTAGAACTTACGCAAGATGGTTTAGAGAAAATGAAATCTGCTAGGAAGGTAGCTTACCTTGAACAAGACTTTTTCAAAAGACAAAATCAACGATTGAGTAATCTTATTCAGGAAGACATTAAAAATACAGAAGAAGACAATACTGAAAATTCAAAAAGTTTTTTTGACGAGCTAAATTAG
- the folB gene encoding dihydroneopterin aldolase, with amino-acid sequence MDKIALEGMEFFAYHGFYEEEQKIGNKYGVDIEVKTNLEKAADEDNLAETVNYESLYQIVSSEMKIQSKLLEHIAGRIIKTVFEKHSDVESILVKIKKFNPPIGGVCYASVITMERNRS; translated from the coding sequence ATGGATAAAATTGCACTTGAGGGCATGGAATTCTTCGCCTATCATGGATTTTACGAAGAAGAACAAAAAATCGGGAATAAATATGGGGTTGACATCGAAGTCAAGACAAACTTAGAAAAAGCTGCAGACGAAGATAATCTTGCAGAGACTGTAAATTATGAAAGTCTCTATCAAATCGTTAGTTCTGAAATGAAAATCCAATCTAAGCTTTTAGAACATATTGCTGGTCGAATCATCAAAACTGTCTTTGAAAAACATTCGGATGTAGAAAGCATACTCGTTAAGATTAAAAAGTTTAACCCTCCTATTGGAGGCGTATGTTATGCTTCTGTAATAACTATGGAAAGAAACAGGTCTTAA
- a CDS encoding TonB-dependent receptor, whose product MFRKLIITSLLMVFTGLSAFAQKATLSGAVKDASTQEEIIGANVVIKELGTGRATDIFGNYTIDLDAGTYTVSVSYIGYKSLEKSVTITAGQAQTLNFDIDADAEQLDEVVVQGKANRESSEALMVQRQNADVMIQSIGAEEMSVKGISNVEGALTKVTGISKVGSKGVFVRGLGDRYNNVFLNGLPVPSTNPDKKVADLSMFPSVIVRNLNISKTFSPELYGDFSGATANIETKDYAEDPFFNISIGSGYNSLATFNDFYLNSDGDMEFLGVSGNGRTMPEGMLDRSQSFYEQDALDLFSTNLAPTQGTALPQVNLKISGGTSYDVGEEGVVGFVAGANFGNDYSYREGDFKTIYNPQGFYRQSNYDLKRWAYNTNSSAFANFYYEINRNNILRFNNMMFNETSNEYEELYGKYYDGEGKVLNIRNTYKQNTVTVNQLLGEHKFNEERIVLDWGVAYNTAVGSEPDRKQLFFEDITEIAGQPDFSNIRLNVGDKPDFNNRFWSESNEVEYAANFGTKIGIGQRLTETDDFQYNVRLGYQGRFKNRDFNYYQVFYNRDISGGRNQYVDLSNLDQDLNGMLESGELYISSLNRYDTEFEANQNINSYFASVDADILPSKLKVNVGVRMESESREIFYYEFQTSDPNAPLLSSEYDKNVVLPSLNLKYSLNERSNLRVAASKTVTRPGFREVLPFQYQEAVGGATILGNEELQNSFSQNLDLKYEIFPNSGEIISVGAFGKILENPIAMVALPADGNLFTYNNLTEAQVVGLEFEFTKQLASLIPIDSKLLDNTSVGLNGTYLYSYIDATNILDQTTLTNVENQLQGASPYLINADISYSALWNSGVESIFTLTYNTFGDRIYSLATDDAPDIYEKGYGTLNLIWKNKIKDNFSINLAVRNILNPDIITYQDFGIYNVKFTDGSTKTNYTYGVDPTKATRLDDVANEIFVESADKIGETRKTVTSYKKGLDFSVSLSYTF is encoded by the coding sequence ATGTTTAGAAAACTAATTATCACCTCGTTATTGATGGTCTTTACAGGACTGTCTGCATTTGCACAAAAAGCAACCCTAAGTGGAGCTGTTAAAGATGCTTCAACACAAGAAGAGATCATCGGAGCAAATGTTGTGATCAAAGAACTTGGTACTGGTAGAGCAACAGATATTTTTGGTAACTATACTATTGATCTAGACGCTGGTACTTATACTGTTTCAGTTTCATATATTGGATATAAAAGTCTTGAGAAAAGTGTTACAATCACTGCTGGACAAGCTCAAACTTTAAACTTCGATATTGATGCAGATGCCGAGCAACTAGATGAAGTAGTTGTACAAGGTAAAGCAAATAGGGAAAGTTCTGAAGCATTGATGGTACAACGTCAGAATGCAGACGTTATGATTCAAAGTATTGGAGCTGAAGAAATGTCAGTGAAAGGTATCTCAAACGTAGAAGGAGCCTTAACTAAAGTAACTGGTATTTCGAAAGTAGGATCTAAAGGCGTATTTGTTCGTGGTCTTGGAGATCGTTACAATAACGTATTCTTGAACGGACTTCCTGTTCCTTCAACAAACCCTGATAAAAAAGTTGCTGACTTATCAATGTTCCCTTCAGTAATCGTTAGAAACTTGAATATTTCTAAAACATTTTCTCCAGAACTTTATGGAGACTTCTCTGGAGCAACAGCGAACATAGAAACAAAAGATTACGCTGAAGATCCATTCTTCAATATTAGTATTGGTAGTGGGTATAATTCGTTAGCTACTTTTAATGATTTCTACTTGAATTCTGACGGAGATATGGAATTCTTAGGAGTGTCAGGCAACGGAAGAACGATGCCAGAAGGAATGTTAGATAGAAGCCAGTCTTTCTATGAGCAGGATGCATTGGACTTATTTTCAACAAACTTAGCACCAACCCAAGGGACAGCATTGCCACAAGTAAACTTGAAAATTTCTGGTGGAACATCTTATGATGTTGGAGAAGAAGGAGTTGTAGGTTTTGTAGCAGGAGCTAACTTTGGAAATGACTATTCTTACAGAGAAGGCGATTTTAAGACTATATATAACCCACAAGGTTTTTACAGACAAAGTAATTACGATCTAAAGAGATGGGCTTACAATACAAATAGTTCTGCTTTTGCTAACTTCTATTACGAGATAAACAGAAATAATATACTTCGTTTCAATAACATGATGTTCAATGAAACATCTAATGAATATGAAGAACTTTATGGTAAGTACTATGATGGAGAAGGTAAAGTATTAAACATCAGAAATACTTATAAGCAAAATACAGTTACTGTAAATCAGTTGTTAGGTGAGCATAAATTCAATGAAGAAAGAATTGTGTTGGATTGGGGTGTTGCTTACAATACTGCAGTAGGTTCTGAGCCAGATCGTAAACAATTGTTCTTCGAAGATATCACTGAGATTGCTGGGCAGCCAGACTTTTCAAATATTCGTCTGAACGTTGGAGATAAGCCTGATTTTAACAACAGATTCTGGTCAGAATCAAATGAAGTAGAATATGCTGCTAATTTTGGTACAAAAATAGGCATAGGCCAAAGATTAACTGAAACAGATGACTTCCAATACAATGTAAGACTTGGTTACCAAGGTCGTTTCAAAAATAGAGACTTTAATTATTACCAAGTATTCTACAACAGAGACATTAGTGGTGGACGTAATCAGTATGTAGATCTTTCTAACCTAGATCAAGACCTGAATGGAATGCTAGAATCGGGAGAACTTTATATCTCTTCTTTGAATAGATATGACACTGAATTTGAAGCGAATCAAAATATCAACTCTTACTTTGCTTCAGTTGATGCTGACATTCTTCCAAGTAAATTGAAAGTAAACGTAGGCGTTAGAATGGAGTCTGAATCTCGTGAAATTTTCTACTACGAGTTTCAAACAAGTGATCCTAATGCTCCATTGTTAAGCTCAGAATATGACAAGAATGTAGTTTTACCTTCATTGAACTTGAAATACTCGTTAAACGAAAGATCAAATCTTCGTGTAGCAGCAAGTAAAACAGTAACTAGACCTGGTTTCAGAGAGGTACTTCCATTCCAATACCAAGAAGCAGTTGGTGGAGCTACAATTTTAGGTAATGAAGAGTTACAAAACTCATTCTCTCAAAATCTAGATTTGAAATACGAAATTTTCCCAAATAGTGGAGAGATTATTTCAGTAGGAGCTTTTGGTAAGATCTTAGAGAATCCTATTGCAATGGTTGCTCTTCCTGCAGATGGAAACTTGTTTACTTATAATAACTTGACTGAAGCACAAGTAGTAGGTTTAGAATTTGAGTTTACGAAACAACTTGCCTCACTTATTCCTATTGATAGCAAGCTTTTAGATAATACTTCAGTTGGTTTGAATGGTACTTATTTGTACTCATACATTGATGCAACAAACATCTTAGATCAGACAACTTTGACAAATGTTGAAAACCAACTTCAAGGGGCTTCTCCATATTTGATCAATGCTGATATTAGCTATTCAGCACTTTGGAACTCAGGAGTAGAGTCAATATTCACACTAACTTATAACACTTTTGGAGATCGTATCTATTCATTGGCAACAGATGATGCTCCAGATATTTATGAGAAAGGGTACGGTACTTTAAACTTGATTTGGAAAAATAAGATCAAAGATAATTTCAGTATAAACCTTGCAGTAAGAAACATTTTGAATCCAGATATTATCACTTATCAAGACTTTGGAATCTATAATGTGAAATTTACTGACGGTTCTACAAAGACAAATTATACTTATGGTGTAGACCCAACAAAAGCTACTCGTTTAGATGATGTTGCAAATGAAATCTTTGTAGAGTCGGCTGATAAAATTGGAGAGACTAGAAAAACTGTAACTTCATACAAGAAGGGTTTAGACTTCTCAGTATCATTGTCTTATACCTTCTAA
- a CDS encoding peptidylprolyl isomerase, with product MIKKAFLYPLLAVSIITSCNTTSEKKTVETKTVSKPKVVKKEFKFEKISDENVEIVLTEYGKFNKAKYVTLKTRLGDIKIELYEDTPLHRANFLMLSERYFKGTQFYRVIKDFVVQGGDTDDFSYKGKKRKIGGYTIPHEINRDKHIHKRGALAAARDYEDNPSMRTSPYDFYFVQGVVYNEEMLKHMEKEENIRVPQKDRKTYTTLGGTPHLDGQHTVFGEVVEGLDVIEKISKEKVSDDNWPIEEVIIEDVIIHKK from the coding sequence ATGATAAAAAAGGCTTTTCTATATCCATTATTGGCTGTAAGCATTATTACTTCTTGTAATACAACAAGTGAAAAAAAGACTGTAGAAACCAAAACAGTCTCAAAACCAAAGGTTGTAAAGAAGGAATTTAAGTTTGAAAAGATATCTGATGAAAATGTTGAAATAGTATTAACTGAATACGGTAAGTTCAACAAAGCAAAATATGTAACCTTAAAAACTCGTCTAGGTGATATTAAAATCGAGCTTTATGAAGACACCCCTTTACATCGGGCTAATTTCTTAATGTTATCAGAAAGATATTTTAAAGGCACACAGTTCTATAGAGTTATCAAAGATTTTGTGGTACAAGGCGGAGACACCGATGATTTCTCTTATAAAGGAAAGAAAAGAAAAATTGGTGGATACACAATCCCTCATGAGATCAATAGAGATAAACACATTCATAAACGAGGCGCTTTAGCAGCTGCAAGAGATTACGAAGACAATCCTAGTATGCGCACTTCTCCTTATGACTTCTACTTTGTACAAGGTGTAGTTTATAATGAGGAAATGCTAAAGCATATGGAAAAAGAGGAAAATATAAGAGTCCCTCAGAAAGACCGCAAAACATATACAACTTTAGGAGGTACTCCTCACCTAGATGGTCAACATACTGTTTTTGGTGAAGTAGTTGAAGGACTAGATGTTATAGAAAAGATCTCTAAAGAAAAAGTTAGTGATGATAATTGGCCTATTGAAGAAGTCATTATTGAAGATGTAATTATCCATAAAAAGTAA
- a CDS encoding glycerophosphodiester phosphodiesterase family protein has protein sequence MKRSNVFLALAMSFLVFSCKTTTDKTTKQDGNSSINDTSITFTEWLKNPKPLISAHRGGPYSGYPENAIETFDHVNQFSPVVIETDISMTKDSVLVMMHDNTLERTTNGKGAVKKATYQELQKLSLVDNDGKVTSYKIPTLDEVLAWGKGKVLFTLDVKRGVPFEKVLDAVEKHNAESYAAIITYRMQDAEKVYKLNDKAMISISLGDDGAIKQFNKSGIPAKNVLAFVGTREPQKSHYAKLKELGVKTILGTLGNLDKSAVAKGNDSVYLNYVQNGADIIATDRPLEVSAVLAK, from the coding sequence ATGAAGCGATCAAATGTATTTTTAGCTCTAGCAATGAGCTTCTTAGTTTTTTCTTGTAAAACAACAACAGATAAAACTACCAAACAAGATGGAAATTCATCAATCAACGATACTTCTATAACATTTACAGAATGGCTTAAAAACCCCAAACCTTTAATTAGTGCACACAGAGGAGGTCCTTACTCCGGATATCCAGAAAATGCGATTGAGACTTTTGATCATGTAAATCAGTTCTCTCCAGTTGTAATAGAAACAGATATTTCTATGACAAAAGATAGTGTTTTGGTTATGATGCATGACAACACTTTAGAAAGAACAACTAATGGTAAAGGAGCTGTAAAAAAGGCTACTTATCAAGAGTTACAAAAACTTTCGCTGGTTGATAATGACGGTAAAGTTACATCATACAAAATTCCAACTTTAGATGAAGTTTTAGCTTGGGGAAAAGGAAAAGTGTTATTTACCCTAGATGTAAAAAGAGGTGTTCCTTTTGAAAAAGTACTAGATGCGGTAGAAAAACATAATGCAGAATCTTATGCTGCAATCATTACTTATCGAATGCAAGATGCTGAAAAAGTATACAAACTAAATGATAAAGCAATGATTTCAATATCATTAGGAGATGATGGAGCAATCAAACAATTCAATAAATCAGGAATTCCAGCAAAGAATGTACTCGCTTTTGTAGGTACAAGAGAACCTCAGAAGTCACATTACGCAAAATTAAAAGAACTAGGAGTTAAAACGATTTTAGGTACATTGGGTAACTTAGATAAAAGTGCGGTAGCTAAAGGAAATGACTCTGTATATTTAAACTATGTACAAAACGGTGCAGATATTATTGCAACGGATAGACCTTTAGAGGTATCAGCCGTTTTAGCAAAGTAG
- the rpsA gene encoding 30S ribosomal protein S1 yields the protein MENEFNWDEFEVAGFGQGYSKDEKEQLLAMYEGTLGEINENEVVKGTIVSITDRDVVLNVGYKADGLVPLNEFRDLTDMKVGDEVEVFVESQEDVNGQLVLSRKKAKIVKAWEEIQGALDNDKVIEGVVKRRTKGGLIVDIFGIESFLPGSQIDVKPIRDFDVFVGKQMELKVVKINYANDNVVVSHKVLIEKDLEKQKAEILNNLERGQVLEGVIKNMTNFGVFIDLGGVDGLLHITDISWGRINHPEEVLNLDQKVNVVVLDFDDDKRRISLGMKQLTPHPWESLDETIDVGSKVKGKIVNVADYGAFLEIKPGVEGLIHVSEMSWSQHLRNPQDFIKVGDELEAVVLTIDREERKMSLGIKQLTEDPWTKADLASKYAVGTKHNGVVRNLTNFGLFIELEEGIDGLVHVSDLSWTKKVKHPSEFTKVGESLEVVVLEIDPEQRRLALGHKQLEENPWEHFETVFEVGSVHKGTILNKTDKGAVVELQYGIEGFCLGKSLKKEDGATPEAGETLEFKVAEFSKEDKKIILSHTGTYKEEKKAAAAPKKKAAAPKKDAKADEGKATLGDLDALAKLKENMDKK from the coding sequence ATGGAAAACGAATTCAACTGGGACGAGTTTGAAGTAGCAGGCTTTGGTCAAGGCTACTCTAAAGACGAAAAAGAGCAGCTGCTTGCTATGTACGAAGGTACATTAGGTGAGATCAACGAGAACGAAGTGGTAAAAGGTACTATCGTATCTATCACTGATCGTGACGTAGTATTGAACGTTGGCTACAAAGCTGATGGTTTGGTACCATTGAACGAATTCCGTGACCTTACTGACATGAAAGTTGGCGACGAAGTTGAGGTTTTTGTAGAATCTCAAGAAGACGTTAACGGACAACTTGTACTTTCTCGTAAGAAAGCGAAAATTGTTAAGGCTTGGGAAGAAATTCAAGGAGCTCTTGACAATGACAAAGTAATCGAGGGTGTAGTTAAGAGAAGAACTAAAGGTGGATTGATCGTTGATATCTTCGGTATCGAGTCATTCTTGCCAGGTTCTCAAATTGACGTTAAGCCTATCCGTGACTTTGACGTTTTCGTAGGTAAGCAAATGGAGTTGAAAGTTGTGAAAATCAACTACGCTAACGATAACGTAGTAGTTTCTCACAAAGTATTGATCGAGAAAGATCTTGAGAAGCAAAAAGCTGAGATCTTGAACAACCTTGAAAGAGGTCAAGTACTTGAAGGTGTTATCAAGAACATGACTAACTTTGGTGTGTTTATCGATCTTGGTGGTGTTGACGGTCTATTGCACATCACTGATATCTCTTGGGGACGTATCAACCACCCAGAAGAGGTGTTGAACCTAGATCAAAAAGTGAACGTAGTAGTTCTTGACTTTGACGACGATAAGAGAAGAATTTCATTGGGTATGAAGCAATTGACTCCTCACCCATGGGAATCTCTTGACGAAACTATCGACGTAGGTTCTAAAGTGAAAGGTAAGATCGTAAACGTAGCTGACTACGGTGCGTTCTTGGAAATCAAGCCAGGTGTAGAAGGCTTGATCCACGTTTCTGAAATGTCTTGGTCACAACACTTGAGAAATCCTCAAGACTTCATCAAAGTTGGTGATGAGCTAGAAGCGGTTGTATTGACTATCGACAGAGAGGAGCGTAAAATGTCTTTGGGTATCAAGCAATTGACTGAAGATCCTTGGACAAAAGCTGACTTGGCATCAAAATATGCTGTAGGTACTAAACATAACGGAGTTGTAAGAAACTTGACTAACTTCGGTTTGTTCATCGAGCTTGAAGAAGGTATCGATGGTTTGGTACACGTTTCTGACTTGTCGTGGACTAAGAAGGTGAAACACCCATCTGAATTCACTAAAGTTGGAGAGAGCCTAGAAGTTGTTGTTTTGGAAATCGATCCAGAACAAAGACGTTTAGCTCTTGGTCACAAGCAACTTGAAGAAAACCCATGGGAGCACTTCGAAACTGTATTCGAAGTAGGTTCTGTGCACAAAGGTACTATCTTGAACAAAACTGACAAAGGTGCAGTTGTTGAGCTTCAGTATGGTATCGAAGGTTTCTGCTTGGGCAAAAGCTTGAAGAAAGAAGACGGTGCAACTCCAGAAGCAGGTGAAACTCTTGAGTTCAAAGTAGCTGAGTTCTCGAAAGAGGATAAGAAAATCATCCTTTCTCACACAGGTACTTACAAAGAAGAGAAGAAAGCTGCCGCTGCTCCTAAGAAAAAAGCTGCTGCTCCTAAGAAAGACGCGAAAGCGGACGAAGGAAAAGCAACTCTAGGAGATCTAGATGCACTTGCTAAACTTAAAGAAAACATGGACAAGAAGTAA
- a CDS encoding M42 family metallopeptidase: protein MENNAKQFLFEYLNNASPTGFEAEGQKIWLEYLKPYIDEHFVDTYGTAVGVINPGKDYKVAIEAHADEISWFVNYISPEGYIYVIRNGGSDHQIAPSKRVNIHTENGIVEGIFGWPAIHVRRGEEKEKSPTLDNIFIDIGASSKEEVEEMGVHVGCVITYEDELRELNGKYISGRALDNRIGGFMIAEVARRLKENNIELPFTLYIVNAVQEEIGLRGAQMIAERLQPDVAIITDVTHDTTSPMYNKQKQGDVKSGNGPSVTYGPAVQNNLLKMVIDTAKANEIPFQREAASSQTGTDTDAFAYSGSGVASALVSLPLKYMHTTVETVHKDDIENCIKLMFEFLKQLELGHDFRYIK from the coding sequence ATGGAAAATAACGCAAAGCAGTTCTTATTTGAATATTTGAATAATGCTTCTCCAACAGGTTTTGAAGCTGAAGGACAAAAAATCTGGTTGGAATACCTGAAACCATATATTGACGAGCATTTTGTAGATACTTACGGCACTGCAGTTGGAGTCATTAATCCGGGTAAAGACTATAAAGTAGCTATTGAAGCACATGCTGATGAAATCTCATGGTTTGTAAACTATATTTCTCCTGAAGGATATATTTATGTGATCCGTAATGGCGGTTCTGACCATCAGATTGCACCTTCAAAGCGTGTAAATATTCATACTGAAAACGGAATTGTAGAAGGTATTTTCGGGTGGCCAGCAATTCACGTTAGAAGAGGAGAGGAGAAAGAAAAAAGCCCAACCTTAGATAATATCTTTATTGATATCGGAGCTTCATCTAAAGAAGAAGTTGAGGAAATGGGTGTACACGTAGGCTGTGTGATTACCTATGAAGACGAATTAAGAGAGCTTAATGGGAAATATATTTCTGGAAGAGCTTTAGATAACCGAATTGGTGGTTTTATGATCGCTGAGGTAGCAAGAAGACTGAAGGAAAACAATATTGAACTTCCATTTACGCTTTATATAGTAAACGCAGTCCAAGAAGAAATTGGGTTGAGAGGAGCACAGATGATTGCTGAGCGTTTACAACCAGATGTAGCTATTATTACTGATGTAACGCACGATACAACATCTCCAATGTACAATAAGCAAAAACAAGGAGATGTGAAATCTGGAAATGGTCCTTCAGTAACTTATGGACCTGCTGTTCAGAATAACTTATTGAAAATGGTTATCGATACGGCTAAAGCTAATGAAATTCCATTCCAACGTGAGGCTGCATCTTCACAGACTGGGACAGATACTGATGCTTTTGCTTATTCAGGAAGTGGTGTTGCATCTGCTTTGGTTTCATTGCCGCTTAAATATATGCACACTACGGTTGAAACAGTTCATAAAGATGATATTGAGAACTGTATCAAATTAATGTTTGAATTCTTGAAGCAATTGGAGTTAGGGCATGACTTTAGATATATTAAGTAA
- a CDS encoding LytR/AlgR family response regulator transcription factor, translating to MKYCIIEDEKHSRLMLEALIKKVRPTWVCTNFFDRVSTAVEWYKENPQPDLFFVDVQLKDGVSFSIFEQVKSEAPIIFTTAYDEFAIRAFEVKSVDYLLKPIDENKLVLAISKFEEYHSETERKQTDFDELLALVKSGKQEYRKRFMVSNVDSYFKIDVGDIAFFKSENGLTKAILFNGEEHHLDLTLEKLEYQLDPIQFFRANRHLILHIDAVVKFENYFGGKLSVFTKPSQKEDAIISRLKASAFKKWFDQ from the coding sequence ATGAAATATTGTATCATTGAAGATGAGAAGCATAGTAGGCTAATGCTTGAAGCTTTGATTAAGAAAGTTCGCCCAACGTGGGTATGCACGAATTTCTTTGATCGGGTGTCAACTGCAGTAGAATGGTACAAAGAAAACCCTCAACCAGACCTATTTTTTGTAGATGTTCAGTTAAAAGATGGAGTAAGCTTTAGTATTTTTGAGCAGGTTAAGTCTGAAGCTCCAATTATTTTTACGACTGCTTATGACGAGTTTGCAATAAGAGCTTTTGAAGTCAAAAGTGTTGATTATTTATTGAAACCCATCGATGAAAATAAGCTTGTTCTAGCCATTTCAAAGTTTGAAGAATATCATTCTGAAACAGAGCGTAAACAAACAGACTTTGATGAGTTATTAGCTTTAGTCAAGTCTGGGAAACAGGAATACCGTAAGCGATTTATGGTTTCTAATGTAGATTCTTATTTCAAAATAGATGTTGGAGATATTGCATTCTTTAAAAGTGAAAATGGATTAACTAAGGCTATTCTTTTCAATGGAGAAGAGCATCATCTAGATTTAACCTTAGAAAAATTAGAATATCAATTAGACCCGATTCAGTTCTTTAGAGCAAACAGACACCTAATTCTACACATAGATGCCGTAGTGAAGTTTGAGAATTATTTTGGAGGAAAACTCTCAGTGTTTACTAAACCTTCCCAAAAAGAAGATGCAATCATTAGTAGGTTAAAAGCTTCAGCCTTTAAAAAGTGGTTTGACCAGTAG